Proteins encoded within one genomic window of candidate division KSB1 bacterium:
- the rsmA gene encoding 16S rRNA (adenine(1518)-N(6)/adenine(1519)-N(6))-dimethyltransferase RsmA, which translates to MKPPLKFSPKKSLGQNFLIDENIARKIVQFLAPQPDDYIVEIGPGFGVLTKYLVPSGCRYLGIEIDQRLVPLLQKEYAAFPRAEILHADFRKVNLAEWAEGTKLRLVGNIPYHITSSLVFAAFAQNNILRDMVLTVQKEVAARIVADPQTGGKDYGILSVISQTFAQTEILFTMSKHVFRPRPEVDSAVVRWTFQPPPENLVDADFFVRMVKAIFGQRRKTLRRSLSAFLGREISVATPVDLQRRPENLSIRELIQLANALLTGQDHNGRTGSPGNSR; encoded by the coding sequence GTGAAGCCACCGCTTAAGTTTTCACCGAAAAAATCCCTCGGGCAAAATTTTCTCATCGACGAGAACATTGCCCGCAAGATCGTGCAGTTCTTGGCGCCGCAGCCGGACGACTACATCGTTGAAATCGGTCCGGGCTTCGGCGTTTTGACCAAATACCTCGTGCCGAGCGGCTGCCGCTACCTCGGCATCGAGATCGATCAGCGGCTCGTTCCGCTTTTGCAAAAGGAATATGCGGCTTTCCCGCGCGCGGAAATTTTGCACGCCGATTTCCGCAAAGTGAATCTCGCCGAGTGGGCGGAGGGAACAAAGCTGCGGCTCGTCGGCAATATTCCGTATCACATCACCAGCAGCCTGGTTTTTGCGGCGTTTGCGCAAAATAATATTTTGCGCGACATGGTGTTGACGGTGCAAAAAGAGGTCGCCGCGCGAATTGTGGCCGATCCGCAAACCGGCGGCAAGGATTACGGCATTCTTTCGGTGATCAGCCAAACGTTCGCACAAACTGAAATTCTTTTTACCATGTCGAAACACGTTTTTCGGCCCCGGCCCGAGGTCGATTCCGCCGTTGTGCGCTGGACATTTCAGCCGCCGCCGGAAAATCTTGTGGACGCGGATTTTTTCGTGCGGATGGTGAAAGCCATTTTCGGGCAGCGCCGAAAAACTTTGCGTCGCAGCCTCTCGGCATTTTTAGGCCGTGAAATTTCCGTTGCGACGCCAGTCGATTTGCAGCGCCGTCCGGAAAATCTCTCGATTCGCGAGCTGATTCAATTGGCCAATGCATTGCTTACAGGACAAGACCACAATGGAAGAACTGGATCGCCAGGAAATTCTCGATGA